From Enhydrobacter sp., the proteins below share one genomic window:
- a CDS encoding ParB/RepB/Spo0J family partition protein: MAKAVQKITLSASRDIPFNKLVLSQSNVRRLKAGVSIEDLAEDIARRGLLQSLNVRPVLDTEGADTGMFEIPAGGRRYRALERLVNQNRLSKTAPIPCIVRDPAVEVSAEEDSLAENVQRVALHPLDQFRAFKTLRDQGAGEEEIAARFFVAPAVVKQRLRLASVSEKLLGIYAEDGMTLEQLMAFTVTTDHARQEQVWEALQQSYDKEPYFIRRQLTESAVRATDRRARFVGLDAYEAAR, from the coding sequence ATGGCAAAGGCCGTTCAGAAGATCACCCTCAGCGCCTCGCGCGACATCCCTTTCAACAAGCTGGTGCTCAGTCAGTCGAACGTGCGGCGTCTGAAGGCCGGCGTCTCGATTGAGGACCTGGCTGAGGACATTGCCCGTCGTGGGCTGCTGCAGAGCCTCAACGTCCGGCCAGTCCTCGATACCGAGGGCGCCGACACCGGCATGTTCGAGATCCCGGCCGGCGGCCGCCGGTACCGGGCACTCGAGCGCTTGGTGAACCAGAACCGCCTTTCGAAGACGGCGCCGATCCCCTGCATCGTGCGCGATCCGGCGGTCGAGGTCTCGGCGGAGGAGGATTCGCTGGCCGAGAATGTCCAGCGTGTCGCCCTGCATCCGCTGGACCAGTTCCGCGCCTTCAAGACGCTGCGCGACCAGGGTGCCGGCGAAGAGGAGATCGCCGCCCGCTTCTTCGTCGCCCCCGCCGTGGTGAAGCAGCGGCTGCGCCTGGCATCTGTCTCCGAGAAGCTGCTGGGGATCTATGCCGAGGACGGCATGACCCTGGAGCAGCTGATGGCCTTCACGGTCACCACCGACCACGCCCGGCAGGAGCAGGTGTGGGAGGCATTGCAGCAGTCCTATGACAAGGAGCCCTACTTCATCCGCCGCCAGCTCACCGAGAGTGCCGTACGCGCCACGGACCGTCGGGCGCGGTTCGTGGGACTCGATGCTTATGAGGCAGCGAGATGA
- the cas1 gene encoding CRISPR-associated endonuclease Cas1 has protein sequence MVERAPRHREPASPDGAEAFETFSSLPLLYQGWERVRRNAGGPGADGVTIATYTANVGDRLISLHRDLRSGHYVPGPLRRVDIPKPRGGVRTLAIPCIADRVVQTAASIVLAPLLEPEMDDASFAYRAGRSVKQAVARVAYWRRRGYGWVVDCDILHYFDSVPHDRLIQRFGQSIPDGLARDVLRLWLESFSDNRRGLPQGAPISPLLANLYLTDVDKAMASNFRLVRFADDFVLLCRSKPSAEAALEKIGRLLDERGLSLHADKTRIVGLDTAFTFLGKMFVRCLVFDDPAKTAKPGASPVRPAAVPAGTDDADDGATPHSPGLRVLHLVRPGRRLTLRNRSLTVTEEGVEKLAFPPQHLQRIELWPGTEADADALRLAVRDGAEVAFVAADGSTLGRLAAPAHDHAGLHLEQARHALDPDLRLDLARRVVEGRLRNQATLLKRINRTRNDPALADAAARIDHMARRLETAFDVSELMGFEGAAAALYWPAWGSTLKAGWEFDTRRRRPATDPANGLLSLVSTLLHRDLAALAGRHGLHPGLGALHTARDGHPGLLSDLVEEFRAPLIEAFVRIAIGNGTVVSEQLVTGIDRQARLVPEGYARLVSAWQRWLARTVKSPRSGRSMRWRRLMEEQVAAWRAHLEGGEPYRPYRMDY, from the coding sequence ATGGTCGAACGCGCACCCCGCCACCGTGAGCCGGCGTCACCTGACGGCGCCGAAGCTTTCGAAACCTTCAGCAGCTTGCCGCTGCTTTACCAGGGCTGGGAACGCGTGCGGCGCAATGCCGGCGGCCCCGGCGCTGACGGCGTCACCATCGCAACATATACGGCCAATGTCGGCGACCGCCTGATCAGCCTGCATCGCGACCTCCGCTCGGGCCACTATGTGCCGGGTCCGCTACGCCGGGTCGACATTCCCAAGCCGCGCGGCGGCGTGCGGACGCTCGCGATTCCCTGCATCGCCGACCGCGTCGTGCAGACGGCGGCCTCGATCGTGCTGGCGCCGCTGCTCGAGCCCGAGATGGACGACGCGAGCTTCGCCTATCGCGCCGGCCGCTCGGTCAAGCAGGCGGTCGCGCGCGTCGCCTACTGGCGCCGTCGCGGCTACGGCTGGGTGGTCGACTGCGACATCCTGCACTACTTCGATTCGGTGCCGCACGACCGGCTGATCCAGCGCTTTGGCCAGTCGATCCCCGACGGACTGGCGCGCGACGTGCTGCGGCTCTGGCTCGAAAGCTTCTCCGACAACCGGCGCGGCCTGCCGCAGGGGGCGCCGATCTCGCCGCTTCTCGCCAACCTCTATCTCACCGACGTCGACAAGGCGATGGCGTCAAATTTCCGCTTGGTCCGCTTCGCCGACGATTTCGTTCTGCTCTGCCGCAGCAAGCCGTCGGCCGAGGCGGCGCTCGAGAAGATCGGCCGGCTGCTCGACGAGCGCGGCCTGTCGCTTCACGCCGACAAGACGCGGATCGTCGGGCTCGACACCGCCTTTACCTTCCTCGGCAAGATGTTCGTGCGGTGCCTGGTGTTCGACGACCCGGCGAAGACGGCGAAACCGGGCGCCTCGCCGGTGCGGCCGGCTGCTGTACCGGCTGGCACCGACGATGCCGACGACGGCGCGACGCCGCACAGTCCGGGCCTGCGCGTGCTGCATCTGGTGCGGCCTGGACGGCGCCTAACCTTGCGCAACAGGTCGCTGACCGTGACCGAGGAGGGGGTGGAGAAGCTCGCCTTCCCGCCGCAGCATCTTCAGCGCATCGAACTGTGGCCCGGCACCGAGGCGGACGCCGACGCGCTGCGGCTCGCGGTGCGCGACGGCGCCGAGGTGGCCTTCGTGGCGGCTGACGGTTCGACGCTCGGGCGCCTGGCCGCGCCGGCGCACGATCACGCCGGTCTGCATCTCGAGCAGGCGCGGCATGCACTCGATCCCGATCTGCGGCTCGACCTCGCGCGGCGCGTCGTCGAGGGCCGGCTGCGCAACCAGGCTACGTTGCTAAAGCGGATCAACCGCACCCGCAACGATCCTGCGCTGGCGGACGCAGCCGCCCGCATCGACCATATGGCGCGGCGACTCGAGACGGCGTTCGACGTTAGCGAGTTGATGGGCTTCGAAGGCGCCGCCGCGGCGCTCTACTGGCCGGCCTGGGGCTCGACCCTGAAGGCGGGCTGGGAGTTCGACACCCGCCGTCGTCGGCCCGCGACCGATCCGGCGAACGGCCTGCTGTCGCTGGTGTCGACGTTGCTGCACCGCGACCTCGCGGCGCTGGCCGGCCGGCATGGCCTGCATCCCGGGCTGGGCGCGCTGCACACGGCGCGCGATGGCCATCCGGGACTGCTCTCCGACCTGGTCGAAGAATTTCGGGCGCCGCTGATCGAGGCGTTCGTGCGCATCGCAATCGGCAACGGCACGGTGGTGTCCGAGCAGCTCGTCACCGGCATCGACCGCCAGGCGCGGCTGGTCCCTGAGGGTTACGCGCGGCTGGTGTCAGCGTGGCAGCGCTGGCTCGCGCGCACGGTCAAGAGCCCGCGGTCCGGCCGGTCGATGCGCTGGCGCCGGCTGATGGAGGAGCAGGTCGCAGCGTGGCGCGCCCATCTCGAAGGCGGCGAGCCGTACCGGCCCTACCGCATGGACTACTGA
- a CDS encoding terminase family protein, which produces MTRELIAELRQAPPASLAPARSILAEKAGGPGGTSRLASFYPDTGPLRRELYVKHLRFFRLGRTVRERMMLAANRIGKTEGIGGYETTLHLIGLYPHWWEGRRFDKPIRAWVAGRTSITTRDIVQAKLLGRPTLRGGRKTFDGSGLIPGHLIERVSWRHGIADFADTVSVRHAGGGTSLLQFKSYEQGRTAFEGTEQDVIWLDEEPSLAVYTECVVRTMTTDGIVYVTFTPLQGMSEVVMLFLDARPELQVVEE; this is translated from the coding sequence ATGACACGGGAGCTCATCGCGGAGCTTCGGCAGGCGCCGCCCGCTTCGCTCGCGCCAGCGCGCTCGATCCTCGCCGAGAAGGCCGGCGGTCCCGGCGGCACGTCGCGGCTCGCGTCGTTCTATCCCGACACGGGCCCGCTGCGGCGCGAGCTCTACGTCAAGCATCTCCGGTTCTTCCGCCTCGGCCGCACGGTCCGCGAGCGGATGATGCTGGCCGCCAACCGCATCGGCAAGACCGAGGGCATCGGCGGCTACGAGACGACGCTGCATCTCATCGGGCTTTATCCGCACTGGTGGGAAGGCCGCCGCTTCGACAAGCCGATCCGCGCCTGGGTCGCCGGCCGGACCTCGATCACCACGCGCGACATCGTGCAGGCCAAGCTGCTCGGCCGGCCGACCCTGCGCGGCGGACGCAAGACGTTCGACGGCTCGGGCCTGATCCCCGGCCACCTGATCGAGCGGGTGAGCTGGCGCCACGGCATCGCCGATTTCGCCGACACGGTGAGCGTGCGCCATGCCGGCGGCGGCACCTCGCTGCTGCAGTTCAAGTCCTACGAGCAGGGCCGCACCGCCTTCGAGGGCACCGAGCAGGACGTGATCTGGCTCGACGAGGAGCCCTCGCTCGCCGTCTACACCGAGTGCGTCGTGCGCACCATGACGACCGACGGCATCGTCTACGTCACCTTCACCCCGCTCCAGGGCATGAGCGAGGTCGTCATGCTGTTCCTCGACGCCCGCCCGGAGCTCCAGGTGGTGGAGGAATGA
- a CDS encoding ThiF family adenylyltransferase has translation MTSIDRFLADPAFARTGPANDLPRLARARVVVAGTGGVAGAIANLERSGVGEFVLIDPDRVEAPNLGTQDYERADIGRFKVEALGRRLLRINPRVAVLALAQPLESCTGNRMRELLRAPMSCLLRNPEARPRAPSAMLLLGMTDHFPAQAMVNRVAVRESVPSLCVQIYREGRAFELTFTHPGVTEACHRCILRRRYEAYEQGHRNEVGSAGSPLATTSAANALTELVAMTLLHGREGATRWSRLLTAMGRRNLVQMRLDPDVAETLGIGAFDRTFAGADHNRLLVSEPIWLPQARDPRCPVCSLQ, from the coding sequence ATGACCTCGATCGATCGCTTTCTCGCAGACCCCGCGTTCGCCCGCACCGGTCCCGCCAACGACCTGCCGCGGCTCGCGCGGGCGCGCGTCGTGGTGGCCGGCACCGGCGGTGTCGCGGGCGCCATCGCCAATCTCGAGCGCAGCGGCGTGGGCGAGTTCGTGCTGATCGATCCCGATCGCGTCGAGGCGCCCAATCTCGGTACGCAGGACTACGAGCGTGCCGATATCGGCCGCTTCAAGGTCGAGGCGCTGGGCCGCCGCCTGCTGCGCATCAACCCGCGCGTCGCCGTGCTGGCCCTCGCGCAGCCGCTGGAGAGTTGCACCGGCAATCGCATGCGCGAGCTGCTGCGCGCGCCGATGTCGTGCCTGCTGCGCAATCCCGAAGCCCGCCCCCGCGCACCGTCTGCGATGCTTTTGCTCGGCATGACCGATCACTTCCCGGCACAGGCGATGGTCAACCGCGTTGCTGTCCGCGAGAGCGTGCCGAGCCTCTGCGTGCAGATCTACCGGGAAGGCCGCGCTTTCGAGCTCACCTTCACCCATCCCGGGGTAACCGAGGCCTGTCACCGCTGCATCCTGCGGCGACGCTACGAGGCCTACGAGCAGGGCCATCGAAACGAGGTCGGCTCGGCCGGCTCGCCGCTCGCCACCACCAGCGCGGCCAACGCGCTTACCGAGCTGGTGGCGATGACGCTCCTGCACGGCCGCGAGGGCGCCACCAGATGGTCGCGGCTGCTCACGGCAATGGGCCGGCGCAACTTGGTGCAGATGCGTCTCGATCCCGACGTCGCAGAAACATTGGGTATCGGGGCATTCGATCGCACCTTTGCCGGTGCGGATCACAACCGTTTGCTGGTGTCAGAGCCGATTTGGTTGCCGCAAGCGCGAGATCCAAGGTGTCCAGTATGCTCCCTTCAATGA
- a CDS encoding putative CRISPR-associated protein has translation MEEKLRADRARVGAGKPFLVAASAETNGLCRANASDGDEVALLSTETPDGIACAERLACLLGDEIGCRARVHVIEGLQVRDGKTFREKGIDSLFRTLETLTADLAPEEVQLNVTGGFKGVVPYLVLFGMFRRMPVSYVYEASDTLITLPPVPLELAWERLVMALPAVLAIAREGAIPLEQWKSLMPRGYWAGPDEFTPLFEFDRGSVGLSGIGRYMHFRHEGKRQNTAVLLSPQARRALDAASAASGPVFERMLSRVRSPLQRQLKQRCVTVGDLKLWRENRDSGVRPAMFYWVAGEQVMVAELFADHAEYDRHKSGGRADYDSAAFSAKTDFAEDTADSLLSELRNDADGQAEQLAALQDEVRSLKIELEEARVENRKLSEAVGTAQAARDKRREEVRQLDVALKRSQQRVHRLNETISRLHGEIVVLEAHFGAGAAEADAALLAEPVEGAA, from the coding sequence ATGGAGGAGAAGTTGCGTGCCGACCGGGCGCGTGTCGGCGCCGGCAAGCCCTTTCTCGTCGCCGCCTCTGCCGAAACCAACGGCCTGTGCCGCGCCAATGCATCGGACGGCGACGAGGTGGCGCTGCTGTCCACCGAAACTCCCGACGGCATCGCCTGCGCCGAGCGGCTGGCATGCCTGCTTGGCGACGAAATCGGTTGCCGCGCGCGGGTCCACGTGATCGAAGGTCTGCAGGTGCGCGACGGCAAGACTTTCCGCGAGAAGGGCATCGACAGCTTGTTCAGAACGCTCGAGACGCTGACCGCCGATCTTGCGCCCGAGGAAGTCCAGCTCAACGTCACGGGTGGCTTCAAGGGTGTCGTTCCCTATCTCGTGCTGTTCGGCATGTTTCGCCGCATGCCGGTCTCCTATGTCTATGAGGCCTCGGATACGTTGATCACGCTGCCTCCGGTGCCGCTCGAACTGGCGTGGGAGCGCTTGGTGATGGCGCTGCCCGCGGTGCTGGCGATTGCGCGCGAGGGCGCGATCCCGCTCGAGCAATGGAAGTCCCTGATGCCGCGGGGATACTGGGCCGGTCCCGACGAGTTCACACCGCTGTTCGAGTTCGACCGGGGGTCGGTCGGCCTCTCCGGCATCGGCCGCTATATGCACTTCCGGCATGAGGGCAAGCGGCAGAATACCGCCGTGCTGCTGTCGCCGCAGGCCCGGCGGGCGCTCGATGCCGCGTCGGCAGCTTCAGGGCCGGTCTTTGAGCGGATGCTGTCGCGCGTCCGCAGTCCGCTGCAGCGGCAGCTGAAGCAACGCTGCGTCACCGTGGGCGATCTCAAGCTCTGGAGGGAGAACCGCGATTCGGGCGTGCGGCCTGCCATGTTCTACTGGGTGGCGGGCGAGCAGGTCATGGTCGCCGAGCTGTTTGCCGATCATGCCGAGTACGATCGGCACAAGAGCGGCGGACGGGCAGACTACGATTCCGCCGCGTTCTCCGCGAAGACGGATTTTGCCGAGGATACGGCCGACAGCCTGCTCAGCGAACTGCGCAACGACGCCGACGGTCAAGCCGAGCAGCTGGCAGCGCTGCAGGACGAGGTGCGCTCGCTGAAGATCGAGCTAGAGGAGGCGAGGGTGGAGAACCGAAAGCTGTCCGAGGCGGTCGGAACGGCGCAGGCCGCTCGGGACAAGCGACGGGAGGAAGTTCGCCAGTTGGATGTCGCCCTGAAGCGCAGCCAGCAGCGCGTCCACCGCCTGAACGAAACCATAAGCCGGCTGCACGGGGAGATCGTCGTGCTCGAGGCGCACTTCGGCGCCGGTGCGGCCGAGGCGGATGCGGCACTGCTGGCGGAGCCGGTGGAAGGCGCCGCATGA
- the cas10 gene encoding type III-B CRISPR-associated protein Cas10/Cmr2 — protein sequence MNERQVFRFSLGPVQAFIAQARRTRDLWAGSFLLSWLAGHAMAAVRAKAGWDIAFPDVAGDALISAIEKNDGEPLLATLPNQFKAVGPDNGFDPDAVVAAVRAAWLRVAQEVYEQFVKPVEVLGNGTADVWHAQVQQFWEINWVLGPADGSEGGWLEARKNWRSHRPPDQGGEHCTLMGDWQELSGWSRIGKRAENNGFWDALRRGDRLDLRDGERLCALALIKRLFPRLERARLERAIRWVPGGDPMMTVNWPSTGHVAAARWLAAAARRKEAVDACDALAAKIDGNLSNRHFGEQNSRVRCVAAAAAAFAGGGHSFAALDSSFLRLDDLMNPRTLPLLDRGGDPLEVDADREQRATLRGLHRAIGEAAGRSTRAGGGPLAKEPPSYYALLLMDGDRVGPLLDGERDADVSRALADFTRAVTRHFGLEEGHPAATDGVAIYAGGDDVLALLAVEAAIGTASALADAYRDAFRARGVQAPGGGVPDISAAIVFADHHEPFRDVLALAHKLLDGTAKEANGRASLAIGVQRPSGLAATWVGKWRLPGARPPEVLAAQAASSDTSGRFPYLLRARYLAPAAGKFAEIGFTNADIGRIFAHELGKSRTPVGKDADIAALQMLARPATARAYDDADEARVPGLDEGGLLVARFLGETMVRP from the coding sequence ATGAACGAGCGGCAGGTCTTCCGCTTCTCGCTCGGACCGGTGCAGGCCTTCATCGCCCAGGCGAGGCGCACGCGAGATCTGTGGGCGGGGTCGTTCCTGCTGTCGTGGCTCGCCGGCCACGCCATGGCGGCGGTGCGGGCTAAGGCGGGCTGGGACATCGCATTCCCCGACGTCGCCGGCGACGCGCTGATCTCGGCGATCGAGAAGAACGACGGCGAGCCGCTGCTGGCCACGCTGCCCAACCAATTCAAGGCAGTCGGGCCGGACAATGGCTTCGATCCCGACGCTGTGGTGGCTGCGGTGCGTGCGGCGTGGCTGCGCGTCGCGCAGGAAGTGTACGAGCAGTTCGTGAAGCCGGTCGAGGTTCTCGGCAATGGCACCGCCGATGTGTGGCACGCGCAGGTCCAGCAGTTCTGGGAGATCAACTGGGTGCTGGGCCCGGCCGACGGCAGCGAGGGCGGCTGGCTGGAGGCGCGCAAGAACTGGCGCAGCCATCGGCCGCCGGACCAGGGCGGCGAGCACTGCACCCTGATGGGCGACTGGCAGGAGCTGTCCGGCTGGAGCCGGATCGGCAAACGGGCCGAGAACAACGGCTTCTGGGACGCGCTGCGCCGCGGCGACCGGCTCGACCTGCGCGACGGCGAGCGGCTGTGTGCGCTGGCGCTGATCAAGCGCCTGTTTCCGCGGCTGGAGCGCGCCCGGCTCGAGCGCGCCATCCGCTGGGTACCGGGTGGCGATCCCATGATGACCGTGAACTGGCCGTCGACGGGCCATGTCGCGGCGGCCCGCTGGCTCGCGGCGGCGGCACGTCGGAAAGAGGCGGTGGACGCTTGCGACGCGCTCGCGGCGAAGATCGATGGCAACCTGAGCAACCGCCACTTCGGCGAACAGAACTCGCGAGTCCGCTGCGTCGCCGCGGCCGCGGCCGCATTCGCCGGCGGCGGTCACAGTTTCGCGGCCCTCGATTCGAGCTTCCTGCGGCTCGACGATCTGATGAACCCGCGGACGTTGCCGCTGCTAGACCGCGGCGGCGATCCGCTCGAGGTTGACGCCGACCGCGAACAGCGGGCAACGCTGCGCGGCCTGCATCGAGCGATCGGCGAAGCGGCAGGACGCAGCACCAGGGCCGGCGGCGGACCGCTGGCCAAGGAGCCACCCTCTTACTATGCGTTGCTGCTGATGGACGGCGACCGAGTCGGCCCTCTGCTCGACGGCGAACGCGATGCCGATGTGTCGCGTGCGCTGGCTGACTTCACGCGCGCGGTGACCAGGCACTTCGGCCTCGAGGAGGGCCATCCAGCCGCCACCGACGGCGTGGCGATCTATGCTGGAGGCGACGACGTTCTCGCCTTGCTCGCCGTCGAGGCGGCGATCGGTACCGCCTCGGCGCTGGCAGATGCCTATCGCGACGCCTTCCGGGCGCGGGGCGTGCAGGCGCCGGGAGGCGGGGTGCCCGACATTTCGGCGGCCATCGTGTTCGCCGACCATCACGAACCGTTCCGCGATGTGCTGGCGCTCGCCCACAAGCTGCTCGACGGCACGGCGAAGGAAGCCAACGGCCGAGCCAGTCTCGCGATCGGCGTGCAGAGGCCGAGCGGGCTCGCGGCGACGTGGGTAGGCAAGTGGCGGCTGCCGGGCGCCCGGCCACCGGAGGTGCTGGCGGCACAGGCGGCCAGCAGCGACACATCCGGCCGCTTCCCCTATCTGCTGCGGGCCCGCTACCTCGCGCCGGCCGCCGGGAAGTTTGCGGAGATCGGCTTCACCAATGCCGACATCGGCCGGATATTCGCGCACGAGCTCGGGAAGTCGCGCACGCCCGTCGGCAAGGATGCCGATATCGCCGCCTTGCAGATGCTGGCGCGGCCGGCCACCGCCCGGGCATACGACGATGCCGATGAGGCGCGCGTGCCCGGCCTCGATGAGGGCGGCCTCCTCGTGGCGCGCTTCCTCGGCGAGACGATGGTGCGCCCATGA
- the cas2 gene encoding CRISPR-associated endonuclease Cas2: MPATDQLIVICYDVSSNKARRRLAKRLEKVAVRVQESVFEARMQTTKAHRVGETLAKLLGPCDSLRFYTVGRAGLAASRAWGAVPMAGGDDFWVM, translated from the coding sequence ATGCCCGCCACCGACCAGCTGATCGTGATCTGCTACGACGTGTCGTCCAACAAGGCGCGCCGCCGGCTCGCCAAGCGTCTGGAGAAGGTTGCCGTGCGGGTGCAGGAGAGCGTGTTCGAGGCGCGCATGCAGACCACCAAGGCACACCGCGTCGGAGAGACGCTAGCGAAGTTGCTGGGCCCTTGTGATTCACTGCGCTTCTACACCGTCGGTCGCGCCGGCCTCGCCGCGTCCCGCGCCTGGGGCGCCGTCCCGATGGCGGGCGGCGACGACTTCTGGGTAATGTGA